Proteins from one Longimicrobiaceae bacterium genomic window:
- a CDS encoding helix-hairpin-helix domain-containing protein, giving the protein AGVAVPTMAAAAGPLDLNAASAAELEALPGIGPALAGRIVAWRAEHGRFRAPEELERVPGIGKKSLARLLPLVRASP; this is encoded by the coding sequence CCGCGGGCGTGGCGGTGCCCACTATGGCCGCGGCCGCGGGGCCGCTGGACCTGAACGCGGCGTCGGCGGCGGAGCTGGAGGCGCTCCCCGGCATCGGCCCGGCGCTGGCCGGGCGCATCGTGGCGTGGCGGGCGGAGCACGGCCGCTTCCGCGCTCCGGAGGAGCTGGAGCGGGTCCCCGGGATCGGGAAAAAATCGCTGGCACGCCTCCTGCCACTGGTGCGCGCTTCCCCTTGA